In a single window of the Nicotiana tomentosiformis chromosome 8, ASM39032v3, whole genome shotgun sequence genome:
- the LOC138897003 gene encoding uncharacterized protein: MKAQALADHLAENPVDEVYEPLNTYFPDEEVMYVDGVDHDEKPGWKLFFDGAANMKGDGIGAVLISETRHHYPVIVRLRFYCTNNMAEYEACILGLRLAIDMGVQEILVLGDSDLLVHQIQGEWETRDLKLIPYRQCLHDLCERFRSVEFRHIPRIHNEIVDALATLASMLHHPDEIYVDPLQIQIRDQHAYCNVVEEELDGEPWFHDVKEYIKSGGQEILFALPRVLHEKACSR; the protein is encoded by the coding sequence atgaaagcccaagccctAGCCGATCACTTGGCCGAGAATCCAGTGGATGAAGTATATGAGCCACTGAAcacttattttcctgatgaagaagtgatgtatgttgacggggttgatcatgatgaaaagccaggttggaaactcttctttgatggagctgctaacatgaaaggtgacggaataggggctgtactcatttctgaaacaaggCATCACTACCCTGTAATAGTTCGACTTCGattttattgcactaacaacatggctgaatatgaggcatgcattctgggtttgaggctagctatagatatgggagttcaagaaatattggttttgggagaCTCAGATTTGCtggttcaccagattcagggagaatgggagacccgtgatttgaagctcataccgtatcgacaatgtctgcatgatctttgtgaacgattcaggtcggtagaattcaggcatattcccaggattcataatgagattgTCGACGCCTTAGCTACTCTGGCATCAATGTTACACCATCCAGATGAGATTTATGTCGACCCTCTGCAAATCCAAATCCGTGATCAGCATGCCTATTGCAATGTAGTTGAGGAGGAACTTGATGGTGAGCCTTGGTTCCATGATGTCAAGGAATACATCAAATCAGGG